The genome window AGGAATGGGGAATGGATTTCCAATCGGTGGTGTTTTAATTTCTCCAGAATTTAAAGCTTCTTACGGATTATTAGGAACAACTTTTGGAGGAAATCATTTAGCTTGTGCTGCAGCGGTAGCCGTTTTAGATGTGATTGAGCAAGAAAACTTAATCGAAAATGCAAAAGAAATTGGAGAATATGTTGGAATCCAATTAAATAAATTTCCAAAAATTAAAGAAGTTCGTGGTCGAGGATCAATGATTGGAATCGAGTTTGATTTCCCAATCGGCGAATTAAAAAATAACTTAGTTACAAAACACAATATTTTTGTAGGCTACGCTGGTACAAACGTTATTCGTTTATTACCACCTTTAACAGTAACAAAACAATACATAGATAAATTCATATCAGCTTTAGAAACTGAAATTAACATTATCATCAATGGATAAGACAGTAAAATTAGTATTCCAAGACGGATTAGAAATCGAAGGAAAATCTTTCGGTGCGTATACTTCTGCCGCAGGAGAAGTAGTATTCAACACAGCTTTGGTTGGATATAATGAAAGTTTGACTGACCCTTCTTACAAAGGGCAGATTATGGTGATGACAGCTCCAATGATCGGAAACTATGGTGTTCCAGATGATAAAGCAATGATTAATGAAATTGAAGCTTGGATGGAATCGAACCAAATTCAAGTAACTGGATTGGTTGTTTCTTATTATGCTGATGATTATTCGCATTGGAACGCTATTCAAAAATTAGGAGTTTGGTTAGAAAGTCAAAACATTCCTGGTATTTATGGTGTTGATACACGTATGATTACAAAAAAATTACGTGAGCAAGGTTCTACTTTAGGAAAAATTGTTGCTGATACAGATGTCGCATACTATGATCCAAATGAAGATAATTTAGTAGATCAAGTTTCTTGTAAAGAAGTGATTCGTTACAACGAAGGTGCTGATATTAAAATTGTTTTGATTGATTGTGGAGTGAAAAATAACATCATCCGTTGTTTTGTAAATCGTGATGTTGAGGTAATTCGAGTTCCTTGGGATTATGATTATTCAACATTAGAATATGATGGATTATTTATCTCGAATGGACCTGGTGATCCAGCTTTATGTGTTCCTACAATTAATAATATCAAA of Empedobacter falsenii contains these proteins:
- the carA gene encoding glutamine-hydrolyzing carbamoyl-phosphate synthase small subunit; amino-acid sequence: MDKTVKLVFQDGLEIEGKSFGAYTSAAGEVVFNTALVGYNESLTDPSYKGQIMVMTAPMIGNYGVPDDKAMINEIEAWMESNQIQVTGLVVSYYADDYSHWNAIQKLGVWLESQNIPGIYGVDTRMITKKLREQGSTLGKIVADTDVAYYDPNEDNLVDQVSCKEVIRYNEGADIKIVLIDCGVKNNIIRCFVNRDVEVIRVPWDYDYSTLEYDGLFISNGPGDPALCVPTINNIKESLKGDKPIFGICLGNQLVSLAAGASTFKLKYGHRSHNQPVQLVGTKRCFITSQNHGFAVDDSKLPEGFKTFFTNLNDGTCEGIRHESKPIFTVQFHPEAMGGPVDTEYLFDEFIEEVKKYKNANA